GTATTGTGATGGACGCTATTTTTGCTATATGGGCAAGAATATCTTCTTTGATATCATCTCCTCACCCCCCACTACTCTGTGGGGTTGATGTGGGTAGGTTGAACTGATAGGGTTAAAAGTCTGGTAGCTTAGCGATACTGGGGTTCAAACCTATGACCTTAACCCACTGCTCCATCACTGCCATCCTGTGAATTAATATCTTACATACACTGCATCATCGTCTTTCGGCTGTCTGTTcgaggtcaccacagtggatccatccattatctgtagccgcttatcctgttctacagcaccgcaggcaagctggagcctatcccagctgactatgggtgaaaggcggggtacaccctggacaagtcgccaggtcatcacagggctgacacatagacacagacaaccattcacactcacattcacacctacgctcaatttagagtcaccagttaacctaacctgcatgtctttggactgtgggggaaaccggagcacccggaggaaacccacgcggacacggggagaacatgcaaactccgcacagaaaggcctctgtcagtcgtgaggttcgaacccggaaccttcttgctgtgaggcaatagtgctaagatCAGATACTGTATGCATCtttacatacagtggtgttttaaagtttgtgaatcctttagaattttctatatttctgcataaatatgacctaaaacatcatcagattttcacacaagtcctaaaagtagataaagagaacccagttaaacaaatgagacaaaaatattatacttggtcatttatttattgaggaaaatgatccaatattacatgtctgtgagtgggaaaagtatgtgaacctttgctttcagtatctggtgtgactcccttgtgcagcaataactgcaactaaacatttccggtaactgttgatcagtcttgcacaccggcttgtaggaattttagcccattcctccgtacagaacagcttcaactctgggatgttggtgggtttcctcacatgaactgctcgcttcaggtccttccacaacatttcgattggattaaggtcaggactttgacttggccattccaaaacattcactttattcttctttaaccattctttggtagaacgacttgtgtgcttagggtcgttgtcttgctgcctgacccaccttctcttgagattcagttcatggacagatgtcctgacattttcctttagaattcactggtataattcagaattcattgttccatcactgatggcaagccatcctgacccagatgcagcaaaacaggaccaaaccatgatactaccaccaccatgtttcacagatgggataaggttcttatgctggaatgcagggttttcctttctccaaacataacgcttctcatttaaaccaaaaagttctattttggtctcatccgtccacaaaacatttttccaatagccttctggcttgtccacgtgatctttagcaaactgcaggcaagcagcaattttctttttggagagcagtggctttctccttgcaaccctgccatgcgcaccaatgttgttcagtgttctcctgatggtggactcatgaacattaacattagccaatgtgagagaggccttcagttgcttagaagttatcctggggtcctttgtgacctcgccgactattacacaccttgctcttggagtgatctttgttggtcgaccactcctggggagggtaacaatggttttgaatttcctccatttgtacacaatctgtctgactgtggattggtggagtccaaactctttagagacggtttgtaaccttttccagcctgatgagcatcaacaacactttttctgaggtcctcagaaatctcctttgttcgtgccatgatacacttccacaaacgtgttgtaaagatcagactttgatagatccctgttctttaaataaaacagggtgcccacccacacctgattgtcatcccattgattgaaaacacctgactctaatttcaccttcaaattaactgctaatcctagaggttcacatacttttgccactcacagatatgtaatattggatcattttcctcaataaataaatgaccaagtataatatttttgtctcatttgtttaactgggttctctttatctacttttaggacttgtgtgaaaatctgatgatgttttaggtcatatttatgcagaaatatagaaaattcgaaagggttcacaaactttcaagcaccactgtatactgtatgTGAAGTACATTTTTTTAAACCATACAATCAAAAGCAATCTTTATATTCACATTTACTGACTGTCACTTTTTTTAGATTAGACCCTTTTATTAAGGACCccattattgattgattgattgattgattgattgattgattgattgattgattgattgattgattgattgattgatttttttggaattaggacaactgaaaagtcaggaGTGCTTTTCAAGTGAAACTGGTTGACACTTCTGACCACGTGACTCTGAACAAGCCTGATAGTTCTGTAAATAAAGCTGCTGATTGGACAAGACTGGTGTATGAAGGCGTGTGTCTTTTCTAAAAGAAACACACGAGGAAGTTATAGGACGCAATACAGCACTTGGGTATCAGATGACTTCTGTTGTGctaaaggaggggaaaaaagctCTTAGTTTACAAGTCTGGGCAGAGGAAGATTATTTCTTATTGGATGAGAGAGATGGGCTCTCTGAAACATCAGACAGAGGCTCTTAAACTTTTACACGAGCTTCATTCTAACAGGAGGCTTAGGAATAACACCAACTCCAACAAATCCACTGTCCCTATAGCTGAAAGAGCCAGAGAAAGTTTATTAGCACGTTTAGTGGACATTTTATCACAGACCATCTCCATTGAGCAGGATTTAATGAGCAGTCTCTCTGGAGAAGTGAAGTGTTTTCTCCACCACAAGGTAAAACCATGATGAGTTCAaaggtgaggttttttttttaaaatatatattttattataattttaCGTTTTCTGTGTCGGTGTCTCAGGACAGCGTGGATTTGAAGAACATCTGCTTGAGAATGGCTCTGAGTGAAAGCAGCTGTGAGTGGGACAGAAACCTGAAGGAGCTCCGACTCTGTCTGCAGCTCATCGTCAACAACCTGCTCTCAGCGCTGCGCGACCACAATCATTTATCGTCCACAGGAGCCACTAGACGGCTAATGGGCATATCCATCACACTGCCTGACATCTGAACTGCCGTGTTATCTGGAGAGGTGCCTGCTTTTCACGCTGAACTGACAGTTTTTGCTCTTTTTAGCTTTTAAATGAGGCAGAGTTAAGGCGCACCCGGAGCTCCAGCAGGATCCTGGGCTTGGCTGAGAAACTGGAACAACTCCAAACTACCTCACAGGGTCGAGCCCTGAATTAGGCCTTATTTTATGTGTGAAGGTAACAAATCCCTGAATATGTGACCTCTGATAAGCATGCAATGTTTCTTCAACTGTGTAGAAGTGTTTAATGATGAATATAATAGCTTAGtggctgtttttgtttgttttgaaataTGAAGGCTGCATCTCCATTGTAATAACCTGGGTCTTCCCCTCAATATCTAACCTAGGGTTAAGTACAACTCAGTAGTTGAGGGTTAACTGCTGCTTGCAGAGCAATGCTTGGATTTAGCCTCAAAACTTTCTGATCTCTAGCCTTAGCCAACTACATTTACACTAATGCAACAGTAGGTTTCTCAAGAAAaaataaatggatttttttttcttttaataattTCCTCTGACAACTTTgctggaagaggttatgttttcaactttttttcccccccaaacgtAACTCAAAGTAATGAACattttttgatgaaattttaaggaaaggtgggccatgggccaagaaacaattgattagaaTTTGATGCAGATCTGAATGGCTTTGTGTAAGTATGCACTCTATCAAGTGCCTTTCTAGTGTAACTTTTAGGGTAAAGTTTTAAAGGAATAACTACCTCCTTTTTGTCAATGTGAAGGTGTATCTCATCTCCATTGTAATTGCCTGAATCATTTCGTCCATCTATGCCCATTTATTAAAATGGACTACTGTAATAGTTGATGGTTTAGTCATATCTATTGTTATCTCCATAATGTCAAACATACCTATAACGCCTTTCCCCTTAGCAGGCAGTTTTACAGGTGGAACGAGTTCAGTGACtgatgaagcaaaaaaaaaaaaattagacaagCAATATTCTTCAAAGGCAGCACCTAAACAACCAACAAACACTGTGTattaaatgtgtacaaaagattgGCACCAAACCAGCAATGAGGAAAGGTACAGTTTAGTGTGCCCATTTTTTTTTAAGGTATAAAGATTTTCACTGAAGAGTTAAGTGAACTGTCCGTGTAATTTGTCTTAGATTTGTTAGTGTTAAAGATTAAGTTTTTGATAAATCTCAATTTACAAAGTAAATTTCAAAATACTGTATGTATTGATAAGGCATATTATTAAAACAATCTATTGTATATGCATCATTATAAGTCTCTGAACTTTAACTGTACTGCAAGGTGTACAATGATGTAAAAATCTTGTGTTGGTATTTATCCATTAAATACCCAAGTAATATTGATGGCTCTAGCAATTATTTTAACTCCGAGGCATGACCATGTTCATTCTGACCTTTTAAAAACCAATTTAAATATTACAAACTGTAATGCCTTGAAGCCAATACAGCAGTGTTACCATGTCTAAAATCCATTGGCATGCAATAATTCGAAGTGTAGCCTGTTGTAGCTAAACAATGCCAAGTTTTGACGTACAGACAACTTGCTGTTCCATTAATAGGATCTAAAGGCAG
The DNA window shown above is from Neoarius graeffei isolate fNeoGra1 chromosome 18, fNeoGra1.pri, whole genome shotgun sequence and carries:
- the dleu7 gene encoding leukemia-associated protein 7, which encodes MREMGSLKHQTEALKLLHELHSNRRLRNNTNSNKSTVPIAERARESLLARLVDILSQTISIEQDLMSSLSGEVKCFLHHKDSVDLKNICLRMALSESSCEWDRNLKELRLCLQLIVNNLLSALRDHNHLSSTGATRRLMGISITLPDI